The Vicia villosa cultivar HV-30 ecotype Madison, WI linkage group LG1, Vvil1.0, whole genome shotgun sequence genome includes a region encoding these proteins:
- the LOC131653291 gene encoding uncharacterized protein LOC131653291: MSNLKHQFKILSITEDNFITWNNNLIEYLTCEGLNKILEGDNTGKSTDNPDEMEKRKSKVNRKIKHHLDDGLQTEYSNAKDPKILWDKIKARFGHQKKVLLPSLMDQWNKLRFQDYKSVIAYNSAMHQIIAQLEFCGTIITEKEKLEKTFSTFHAS; encoded by the coding sequence ATGTCAAATCTTAAGCATCAATTCAAAATTCTAAGCATAACCGAAGACAACTTCATAACGTGGAACAACAATCTAATTGAGTACCTTACATGTGAGGGCCTTAACAAAATACTTGAAGGAGACAATACTGGAAAATCAACAGACAACCCAGATGAGATGGAAAAGAGAAAATCAAAAGTGAATAGAAAAATCAAGCACCATCTTGATGATGGACTGCAAACAGAATATTCAAATGCTAAAGATCCCAAGATTTTGTGGGACAAAATTAAAGCAAGATTTGGACATCAGAAAAAAGTCTTGTTACCCTCATTAATGGATCAGTGGAACAAGTTAAGATTCCAAGACTACAAAAGTGTCATTGCATATAATTCTGCTATGCACCAGATTATAGCACAACTGGAATTTTGTGGCACAATTATAACTGAAAAGGAAAAGTTAGAAAAAACTTTTTCAACTTTTCATGCATCCTAG
- the LOC131653298 gene encoding uncharacterized protein LOC131653298 — protein sequence MREFTEYSDLVAALLVAEQNNELLIKNHQSRPTGTITYPEINVTTFNRGRRGFNRLKKRGGHARFDGNNGRTHFDGHSRGGYHGRNFFHGRNHFRGRGRGRGHINNYRSPRYDQNNWNHQGKGKYIQEGPSRNYEDVCFRCGKKGHWSKVCRTPDHLCKR from the coding sequence ATGAGGGAATTTACTGAATATTCTGATTTAGTTGCAGCCCTTCTAGTGGCAGAGCAAAACAacgaacttcttataaaaaaccaCCAGTCACGACCCACAGGAACAATAACATATCCTGAAATTAATGTCACAACATTTAATCGTGGACGTCGTGGTTTTAATCGTCTCAAGAAACGTGGTGGTCATGCTCGTTTTGATGGTAATAATGGTCGTACTCATTTTGATGGTCATAGTCGAGGAGGATATCATGGCCGAAATTTTTTCCACGGTCGAAACCATTTTCGTGGTAGAGGACGTGGACGAGGTCATATTAATAATTATAGATCTCCCAGATATGACCAGAATAATTGGAATCATCAAGGAAAGGGAAAGTATATCCAAGAAGGTCCCTCGAGAAACTATGAGGATGTATGTTTCAGATGCGGAAAGAAAGGTCATTGGTCTAAGGTGTGTAGAACACCAGATCATTTGTGCAAAAGATAA